Below is a genomic region from Microbacterium sp. LWO12-1.2.
CGGTCATGTGCGGTGCCTTCCTTGTGGGTGGTTCGTGTCGTTCTCCCCTGGCGCTGGGCACGCCGGAGGAACCCGGGGCGGGCGGGGGTCCCGCCCCGGGATGAGGATGCTGCGTCAGCCCTTCGCCGTGACCTCGCCGTCGCTCCACCACAGCACGCGCTTGCGCACGATCGCGAGGAGGATGATGAGGAGCACGCCGAGCAGGCACAGCAGGGCGATGCTGGCCCACGTGACGGGGAGATTGGCCTGTGCGGCCGACGTCGTCACGAGCGAGCCGAGACCGGCCTGCTGTCCGGCCGCCACGAACTCCGCGACCGCGGCGCCGACGACGGCCAGGGGCAGCGCGATCCGCAACCCGGCGAAGACGTAGGGCATGCTGCCGGGGAAGCGCAGCTCGCGGAAGATCTCCCAGCGCGAGGCATGCAGCGTCTTGAAGACGTCGAGTGCACGCTGGTCGACGTCACGGAGCCCGGCCAGCGAGTTGACCAGCATCGGGAAGAACACCACGAGACCGGTGACGATGAACTTCGGCACCATGCCGAAGCCGAACGCCACGACGAGCGCAGGGGCGATCGCGACGATCGGCGTCACCATCACGATGATGACCAGCGGCATCACCGCACGCTCGATGATCTGGAACTCGGCCATCACCACCGCGAGCACGAAGCCCGCGAGGATGCCGGCGGAGGCGCCGACCACGACCTCGAGCAGTGTGACCAGGAAGTTCGACCAGTACATGCCGGCGTCGTCGACGAGGCTGCCGCCGATCGCCTCCAGCGTCGGGAGCACGTACGGGTTGGTCCAGGCCACCACCTGCCACAGTGTCGCGGCGATCACGAAGGTGATCAGC
It encodes:
- a CDS encoding ABC transporter permease, whose amino-acid sequence is MSEMTIRDTTATLATARLRAGARRGGIPPWLRWGSWVPTLITFVIAATLWQVVAWTNPYVLPTLEAIGGSLVDDAGMYWSNFLVTLLEVVVGASAGILAGFVLAVVMAEFQIIERAVMPLVIIVMVTPIVAIAPALVVAFGFGMVPKFIVTGLVVFFPMLVNSLAGLRDVDQRALDVFKTLHASRWEIFRELRFPGSMPYVFAGLRIALPLAVVGAAVAEFVAAGQQAGLGSLVTTSAAQANLPVTWASIALLCLLGVLLIILLAIVRKRVLWWSDGEVTAKG